From a single Candidatus Defluviilinea gracilis genomic region:
- a CDS encoding ribokinase, protein MPNLDSLEAVEYLAVGHVAHDLTANGARLGGTVAYSALTARALGMKAGIVTAAGKETPLGALDGIPIISIESPHSTTFENMYTDRGRVQYVRAQASSIGFDAVPPLWRKASIVHLAPIANEMDLPLPEVFSPALLGVTPQGWMRGWEADGRVSRSEWLNSESVLQKANAVVVSREDVNGDHELIEQMAHQTRMLAVTEGAEGCVLYWNGDRRRFRAPEVKEVDATGAGDVFATAFFIRLLRTRDPWEAARFATLLASHSVTRVGLEGIPTQAEIESCLMEVLQAR, encoded by the coding sequence ATGCCCAATCTCGATTCACTCGAAGCGGTGGAATATCTTGCGGTGGGTCATGTGGCGCATGATCTAACGGCGAATGGAGCGAGGCTCGGCGGGACCGTTGCCTACTCCGCGTTGACGGCGCGCGCCTTGGGGATGAAGGCGGGCATCGTTACCGCGGCTGGCAAAGAAACCCCGCTCGGCGCGTTGGATGGAATTCCTATCATTTCAATTGAATCCCCGCACAGCACAACCTTTGAAAATATGTACACCGATCGGGGGCGCGTTCAATATGTGCGCGCGCAAGCCTCAAGCATCGGCTTTGATGCGGTTCCACCCTTATGGCGCAAGGCTTCGATCGTTCATCTCGCGCCGATTGCCAATGAAATGGATCTGCCCTTGCCCGAAGTGTTTTCGCCCGCATTACTCGGCGTCACTCCGCAAGGATGGATGAGAGGCTGGGAGGCAGACGGACGCGTCTCGCGCAGTGAATGGTTGAATTCGGAATCCGTTTTACAAAAAGCAAACGCGGTGGTCGTCAGCCGCGAGGATGTGAACGGCGACCACGAACTCATCGAACAGATGGCGCATCAAACGCGGATGCTGGCGGTCACCGAAGGCGCGGAGGGATGCGTCTTGTATTGGAACGGCGACCGCCGCCGCTTCCGCGCGCCCGAAGTAAAAGAAGTGGATGCGACCGGCGCGGGCGATGTGTTTGCAACGGCGTTTTTTATCCGTTTGTTAAGAACGCGCGACCCATGGGAAGCGGCGCGCTTTGCCACACTGCTCGCTTCTCATTCCGTTACGCGCGTTGGGCTGGAGGGAATCCCCACGCAAGCCGAAATCGAATCTTGTTTGATGGAAGTGTTACAGGCAAGGTAA
- a CDS encoding membrane protein insertase YidC translates to MKNTGNQTQAQRPELPQGFATESLKTIAVIAILVLAFTNFSAVINFVVNILIFIYTFVGKNFGIAIILLTVLIRLVTWPLNAQQMKGAKAMQDMQNDKDWLAIQKKYAKDREKLAQEQMRIYREKGINPFGSCLPTLIQFPILFALIPSITYAIGSTPLSILKLSNSLYSFQDVASLVPLNSKFLWIDLGLPERTVIFGVGIPILALTVALTTYIQSKLTMPVSSNPGDQSAATARMMSIYMPVMLFLFSYNYASGLSIYFVASNILSIVQYALMGKVNWRNLLPGGQKS, encoded by the coding sequence ATGAAAAACACCGGTAATCAAACCCAGGCGCAACGACCCGAACTCCCGCAGGGCTTCGCCACCGAATCGTTGAAAACCATCGCGGTCATCGCCATACTCGTATTGGCGTTCACCAATTTCAGCGCGGTGATCAACTTCGTCGTAAATATTTTGATCTTCATCTACACCTTTGTCGGTAAAAACTTCGGCATTGCCATCATCCTGCTCACGGTCTTGATCCGCCTCGTCACCTGGCCCCTCAACGCCCAGCAGATGAAAGGCGCCAAAGCCATGCAAGATATGCAGAACGACAAGGACTGGCTCGCCATTCAGAAGAAATACGCCAAAGACCGCGAAAAACTCGCGCAGGAACAGATGCGCATCTACCGTGAAAAAGGCATCAACCCGTTCGGTTCCTGCCTCCCCACCCTCATTCAATTCCCGATCCTGTTCGCCCTCATCCCAAGCATCACCTACGCGATCGGTTCCACGCCGTTGAGCATTCTCAAACTTTCGAATAGTTTGTACTCGTTTCAGGATGTGGCTTCGCTGGTGCCGCTCAACAGCAAATTCTTGTGGATCGACCTCGGCTTGCCCGAACGCACCGTCATTTTTGGGGTGGGCATTCCGATTCTGGCGCTCACTGTGGCGCTCACCACTTACATTCAGAGCAAACTCACCATGCCGGTCTCCTCGAACCCCGGCGACCAATCTGCCGCGACGGCGCGCATGATGAGCATCTATATGCCGGTCATGTTATTTCTATTCTCGTACAACTATGCCTCCGGGCTTTCCATCTATTTTGTCGCCAGCAATATCTTGAGCATCGTGCAATATGCCTTAATGGGCAAAGTGAACTGGCGCAACCTGCTCCCCGGCGGGCAAAAATCCTAA
- a CDS encoding protein jag, with protein sequence MNERTTLEIIAPTVEEALAQGLAQLGLTADRVSIEVLDAGTKGLFGLGKTQVRVKLTVIPEGETPAATEEPAKRATEAKSRAVQPQGTPAPVQPVESQPVEKSQDEIEHDVVLDKTEAAISKLIHLMNLEAQISAHYNERDRDGRRNIHVDIRGEDLSVLIGRHSETLNAFQYIASLVVGKEVGEWVQLSVDVEGYRNRREKQLIQMAMRMADQVAKNGKKQSLEPMPSGERRIIHIALRDHPDVKTESAGVEPHRKVTIVPKHE encoded by the coding sequence ATGAACGAAAGAACCACACTCGAGATCATCGCACCCACTGTCGAGGAAGCCCTCGCGCAAGGGTTGGCGCAACTGGGTCTCACCGCAGACCGTGTCAGCATCGAGGTGTTGGATGCCGGCACAAAAGGGTTGTTCGGGTTGGGCAAAACGCAAGTGCGGGTCAAGTTGACGGTGATCCCCGAAGGCGAGACGCCGGCGGCTACGGAAGAGCCAGCCAAACGGGCGACAGAAGCGAAGTCGCGCGCGGTTCAACCGCAGGGGACGCCTGCCCCAGTCCAGCCGGTAGAATCCCAGCCTGTTGAAAAATCGCAGGACGAGATCGAACATGATGTCGTGCTCGATAAGACCGAAGCCGCTATTTCAAAGTTGATCCATTTAATGAATCTCGAGGCTCAAATCTCGGCGCATTACAATGAGCGCGACCGCGACGGGCGGCGCAACATTCACGTGGATATTCGCGGCGAAGACCTGAGCGTGCTGATCGGGCGTCATTCAGAGACGTTGAACGCCTTTCAATACATCGCCTCGCTGGTGGTCGGTAAAGAAGTGGGCGAATGGGTGCAGTTGTCGGTGGATGTAGAAGGGTATCGCAACCGCCGCGAAAAGCAATTGATCCAGATGGCGATGCGCATGGCAGACCAGGTTGCCAAAAACGGGAAGAAGCAATCGCTCGAACCCATGCCCTCCGGCGAGCGGCGCATCATCCACATTGCTCTGCGCGATCACCCCGATGTAAAAACCGAAAGCGCCGGCGTGGAGCCTCACCGCAAAGTGACGATCGTTCCGAAACACGAATAG